A single region of the Marinobacter salinus genome encodes:
- a CDS encoding DUF1329 domain-containing protein — protein MKLNKKLLATGVLAASLFAGQAYGAVSAAEAAKLGDSLTPMGAEKAGNGGEIPAWTGGLTTPPANYKGDGIYVNPFPDEKPKFTINQSNVAQYEDKLSPGQVAMIKQYDDYFMPVYETHRTAAYPKDVMDDTVGNATKVELIKDGNGLGDYQTATPFPIPQNGLEAIWNHITRYRGGSVQRNVGQVTPTANGDFSVVKFQDELTWRTYLEDYEPGEDPNVLFYFKQAITGPARLAGNVLLVHETIDQVAEPRRAWVYNAGQRRVRRAPQVAYDGPGTASDGMRTSDNFDMFNGAPDRYNWELVGKKEMYIPYNSYKLVDPSLSYDQIIKAGHINQDLTRYELHRVWHVRATLKEGERHIYAQRDFYIDEDTWQASVIDHYDGRGELWRVAEAHALQFYDQVVPWYAIETLYDLLSGRYLALGLTNEETNPYEFGVERQSRDYTPAALRRAGTR, from the coding sequence ATGAAACTAAACAAGAAACTATTGGCCACCGGTGTTCTGGCTGCAAGTCTTTTTGCAGGCCAGGCTTATGGTGCGGTTTCTGCTGCGGAAGCAGCCAAGCTGGGCGATTCGCTGACCCCGATGGGTGCGGAGAAGGCTGGCAATGGTGGTGAAATTCCGGCATGGACAGGTGGGCTGACAACACCGCCTGCCAATTACAAGGGTGACGGTATCTACGTGAACCCGTTCCCGGATGAAAAGCCGAAGTTCACCATTAATCAAAGCAACGTTGCGCAGTATGAGGACAAGCTGTCCCCGGGCCAGGTTGCGATGATCAAGCAGTATGATGATTACTTCATGCCGGTCTATGAGACCCATCGTACCGCAGCCTATCCAAAGGACGTAATGGACGACACCGTGGGCAACGCCACGAAGGTCGAGTTGATCAAGGATGGTAACGGACTGGGTGATTACCAGACGGCTACGCCATTCCCGATTCCCCAGAACGGTCTTGAGGCAATCTGGAACCACATTACCCGCTACCGCGGTGGTTCGGTTCAGCGCAACGTCGGGCAGGTAACTCCGACGGCGAATGGTGATTTCTCGGTGGTTAAGTTTCAGGACGAACTGACCTGGAGAACCTACCTTGAAGACTACGAGCCAGGCGAAGATCCCAACGTCCTGTTTTACTTCAAGCAGGCGATCACTGGCCCAGCACGTCTCGCAGGTAACGTACTTCTGGTTCACGAAACCATTGACCAGGTTGCCGAGCCCCGCCGCGCCTGGGTATACAACGCCGGCCAGCGTCGCGTTCGTCGCGCCCCCCAGGTAGCCTACGACGGCCCGGGTACTGCGTCTGACGGTATGCGTACCTCCGACAACTTCGACATGTTTAACGGTGCTCCGGACCGTTACAACTGGGAGCTTGTGGGCAAGAAGGAAATGTACATTCCGTACAACTCCTACAAACTGGTGGACCCGAGCCTGTCCTACGACCAGATCATCAAGGCCGGTCACATCAATCAGGACTTGACCCGCTATGAACTGCACCGTGTCTGGCACGTGCGTGCAACCCTGAAGGAAGGCGAGCGTCACATATATGCTCAGCGCGACTTCTACATTGACGAAGACACCTGGCAGGCGTCTGTCATCGATCATTATGATGGCCGTGGTGAGCTCTGGCGCGTGGCAGAAGCCCATGCACTGCAGTTCTACGATCAGGTGGTGCCCTGGTACGCTATTGAGACATTGTACGATCTTCTGTCCGGCCGCTACCTGGCGCTGGGTCTGACCAACGAAGAAACCAACCCTTACGAGTTTGGTGTTGAGCGTCAGTCCCGGGACTACACTCCGGCAGCACTTCGCCGTGCCGGTACTCGCTAA
- a CDS encoding YhcB family protein produces MTNLILAAIAALIVGIVIGVLVGRSGQGSTLRQRRTEQQIDELKSEYTRYQAQVNEHFMESAHLLRRFNDAYRDVNQHMARGANRLCNDEEWMEELAQETSRKRLEEVSDDGVEPPRDYAPKTDPKDAGTLAEDFGLKKGDKPQQA; encoded by the coding sequence ATGACAAACCTGATTCTGGCAGCGATTGCCGCATTGATTGTTGGCATTGTCATCGGGGTACTTGTTGGCCGCTCCGGGCAAGGATCCACGCTGAGACAGCGTCGGACGGAGCAGCAGATCGACGAACTGAAAAGCGAATATACCCGCTACCAGGCCCAGGTGAATGAGCATTTCATGGAATCCGCCCATTTGCTTCGCCGTTTCAACGACGCTTATCGCGATGTGAACCAGCACATGGCCAGGGGTGCCAATCGGCTCTGCAATGATGAAGAGTGGATGGAAGAGCTGGCGCAGGAAACATCCAGGAAGCGTCTGGAGGAAGTCAGCGACGACGGTGTGGAACCACCGCGGGACTATGCACCCAAGACGGACCCGAAGGATGCCGGAACGCTGGCGGAAGACTTCGGGCTCAAAAAGGGTGACAAGCCCCAACAGGCCTGA
- a CDS encoding DUF1302 domain-containing protein, with product MTRKTHQWQRWTKLPLAVAVAAGMSGQAAAYSFYMGDVEAQFNTTLSAGVGWRVEDRDKRLIAQGNLGPEYAPGGTLENIGASTNNYDDGNLNFEKGDTYSKIVKGNSELFLNYNVDSEYLTRVGGLLRGRYWYDFELKDESRAVDYVGQQRELNDEAKGNASGGEILDAYVFTDWYLGNVPLSVRYGKQVLSWGESTFIQGGINVINPVDVPAFRAPGSELKDALLPVEMFYMSAGITENVTVETFVQADWQPVRPDDCGTFFSTNDFAADGCGPVLLAGQLPDSQAYAQGFIAPRLGDKEADSKDQFGVAVRWYVPELNDSELGFYYIKYNSRLPYVSGLVNNPSSPTATQVNDPSLPFSSFPSYFIEYPENINLYGISINTTTPGGWSLGAEYSFRDNVPLQWNAFELIYGGLQQRSPAGDILSKLEAQRLEETGGANLAGKPVAGYDRFNVSQAQFTLIKFFDQVMGASRLSFITEFGATYIHDLPSYDEARYGRSGTFGIGTIPLDSLGGADICANGANINVNYCNNDGFTTDFSWGYRARFVWDYPNALAGVNLSPQLAWSHDVEGYSPQPGGAFNEGSKALGLSLQAVYQNRITGNIGYTNFFGGKPYNELTDRDFVSASVSYSF from the coding sequence ATGACAAGAAAAACACATCAATGGCAGCGTTGGACCAAATTACCGCTGGCCGTGGCAGTTGCCGCCGGAATGTCGGGTCAGGCAGCGGCTTATTCATTTTATATGGGGGATGTGGAAGCACAATTTAACACCACACTGTCAGCGGGCGTCGGTTGGCGTGTTGAGGATCGTGACAAGCGGCTGATCGCGCAGGGCAACCTCGGCCCGGAATACGCACCGGGCGGTACGCTGGAAAACATTGGTGCCTCCACGAACAATTACGATGACGGCAACCTGAACTTTGAAAAGGGCGACACCTATTCAAAGATCGTTAAAGGTAACAGTGAGCTCTTCCTGAACTACAACGTCGACAGTGAGTACCTCACTCGCGTCGGTGGCCTGCTCCGCGGTCGTTACTGGTACGATTTTGAGCTTAAAGATGAAAGCCGCGCAGTGGACTACGTTGGGCAACAGCGCGAGCTGAACGACGAAGCCAAGGGCAATGCGTCCGGTGGTGAGATCCTGGATGCCTACGTGTTTACTGACTGGTATCTGGGCAATGTTCCGCTCAGCGTCCGTTACGGCAAGCAGGTATTGAGCTGGGGTGAAAGCACCTTTATCCAAGGTGGCATCAACGTGATTAACCCGGTCGACGTTCCGGCATTCCGCGCTCCCGGGTCAGAGCTGAAAGATGCGTTGCTGCCCGTCGAAATGTTCTATATGTCCGCCGGTATCACCGAAAATGTAACGGTGGAAACGTTTGTGCAGGCAGACTGGCAGCCAGTTCGTCCTGACGATTGTGGAACATTCTTCTCGACAAACGACTTTGCTGCCGATGGATGTGGGCCGGTTTTGCTCGCGGGTCAGCTTCCGGATTCCCAGGCCTATGCGCAGGGATTTATTGCCCCGAGACTGGGTGACAAAGAGGCTGACTCCAAGGATCAGTTCGGTGTAGCGGTACGTTGGTATGTTCCCGAACTCAACGATTCCGAGCTTGGCTTTTATTACATCAAGTACAACAGCCGCCTGCCTTACGTCAGTGGCCTGGTGAATAACCCGTCAAGCCCCACTGCAACGCAGGTGAACGATCCTTCACTGCCGTTCTCGTCGTTCCCGAGTTACTTTATTGAGTACCCGGAAAACATCAACCTTTATGGCATCAGCATTAACACCACCACTCCCGGTGGCTGGTCGCTGGGGGCTGAATACAGTTTCCGCGATAACGTGCCATTGCAGTGGAACGCCTTTGAGCTGATTTATGGTGGTCTCCAGCAGCGTAGCCCTGCTGGCGATATCCTGAGCAAACTTGAAGCACAGCGTCTTGAAGAAACCGGCGGAGCAAACCTGGCTGGCAAGCCGGTTGCTGGTTACGACCGTTTCAATGTGTCCCAGGCCCAGTTCACCCTGATCAAATTCTTTGACCAGGTGATGGGTGCCAGCCGTCTGTCGTTTATTACTGAGTTTGGTGCAACCTACATCCACGACCTTCCATCATACGATGAGGCGCGTTACGGACGTTCCGGCACCTTCGGTATCGGTACAATTCCGCTGGACAGCCTGGGTGGCGCCGATATTTGTGCCAATGGCGCAAACATCAACGTCAACTACTGCAATAATGACGGCTTTACCACCGACTTCTCCTGGGGCTACCGTGCTCGCTTCGTTTGGGATTACCCGAACGCCCTGGCTGGCGTAAACCTCTCGCCGCAGTTGGCCTGGAGTCATGATGTTGAAGGTTATAGCCCGCAGCCGGGTGGTGCCTTCAACGAAGGCAGCAAGGCTCTTGGCCTTTCCCTGCAGGCGGTTTACCAGAACAGGATTACCGGTAATATCGGTTATACAAACTTTTTCGGCGGCAAACCGTACAACGAGTTGACTGACCGTGATTTTGTGAGTGCCAGTGTTTCCTACTCATTCTGA
- a CDS encoding thiolase family protein, whose amino-acid sequence MSTDSVVIVSGVRTPMGGFQGSLAGVSATDLGATTIAEAVKRAGLQPADVQEVIMGNVLPAGLKQGPARQAMRKAGLPDNTGATTINKLCGSGMKAAMFAHDLIKAGSNDIMVAGGMESMSNAPYILQGVRSGYRMGPGQAPQDHMFLDGLEDAETGRLMGAFAQEMADKKGYTREEMDEYAITSLTRAKKAIDEGLLKGEIVPVTVKTRKGDVVVEDDEQPHNANIEKIPSLRPAFAKDGTVTAANASSISDGASALVLMRESEAEKRGLKPLARIVGHSTHSQHPSEFTCAPVGAIETLFGKTGWSKEDVDLFEINEAFAMVAMMPIRELGLDPEKVNVHGGACAQGHPVGSTGSRLLVTLMYALQRYGKKKGIAALCIGGGEATAMAVEML is encoded by the coding sequence ATGAGCACAGACAGCGTAGTCATCGTAAGCGGTGTCCGTACCCCCATGGGCGGATTCCAGGGTAGTCTGGCCGGTGTCAGCGCCACTGATCTGGGTGCCACCACCATCGCCGAGGCGGTAAAACGCGCCGGGCTGCAACCGGCAGACGTGCAGGAAGTCATCATGGGCAACGTTCTGCCTGCCGGGCTGAAGCAGGGCCCCGCCCGCCAGGCCATGCGAAAGGCCGGTTTACCGGATAACACGGGTGCAACCACGATCAATAAACTCTGCGGCTCCGGTATGAAGGCTGCCATGTTCGCCCACGACCTGATCAAAGCCGGCAGCAACGACATCATGGTCGCCGGCGGCATGGAAAGCATGTCCAACGCGCCCTACATTCTTCAGGGTGTGCGTAGCGGATACCGCATGGGCCCGGGCCAGGCGCCCCAGGACCACATGTTCCTGGACGGACTCGAAGACGCTGAAACTGGCCGGCTGATGGGTGCCTTCGCTCAGGAAATGGCGGACAAGAAAGGCTACACCCGCGAGGAAATGGATGAATACGCCATTACATCCCTTACTCGTGCCAAAAAAGCCATAGACGAGGGGCTCCTGAAGGGCGAAATCGTCCCGGTTACCGTTAAAACCCGTAAGGGTGATGTGGTGGTCGAAGATGATGAGCAACCCCACAACGCCAACATCGAAAAAATTCCGAGCCTGCGCCCGGCGTTCGCCAAAGATGGCACCGTAACCGCCGCCAATGCGTCCTCAATTTCAGACGGCGCCTCCGCGCTGGTTCTGATGCGCGAATCCGAAGCCGAGAAACGGGGCCTGAAGCCCCTGGCGCGGATTGTCGGCCACAGCACTCACTCCCAGCACCCCTCGGAGTTTACCTGTGCCCCCGTTGGCGCGATTGAAACACTGTTCGGCAAAACGGGCTGGAGCAAGGAAGACGTTGACCTGTTCGAAATTAACGAAGCCTTCGCCATGGTTGCCATGATGCCAATTCGCGAGCTTGGTCTGGATCCGGAAAAGGTCAATGTTCACGGCGGTGCCTGTGCCCAAGGTCACCCTGTTGGCTCTACCGGTTCCCGGCTCCTGGTTACCCTGATGTATGCGCTTCAGCGGTATGGCAAAAAGAAAGGTATCGCGGCCCTTTGCATAGGTGGGGGCGAAGCCACGGCTATGGCTGTTGAGATGCTCTGA
- a CDS encoding Nif3-like dinuclear metal center hexameric protein, with translation MADRNEVLTKINEWLQPSDFQDYCPNGLQVEGKSEINTVISGVTASKALIEAAIEANADMILVHHGYFWKGEDQRIKGMKRDRLKQLLDHDINLVAYHLPLDDHPEYGNNRQLADVLGILNPRPLGGLVWEGELQEALTPEKFSLHIARKLHREPLRVGEGVSEIRRVGWCTGAAQGFIDKAIEAGLDAYISGEISEPTTHTARECGIHYYAAGHHATERYGVQALGKALAEEFGVNQKFIDCDNPV, from the coding sequence ATGGCAGATCGAAACGAAGTCCTGACGAAAATCAACGAATGGCTTCAGCCAAGTGATTTTCAGGATTATTGCCCTAACGGACTGCAGGTTGAAGGCAAGTCTGAGATCAATACCGTTATTTCTGGCGTAACCGCCTCGAAAGCTCTGATTGAAGCGGCCATTGAAGCCAACGCCGATATGATCCTGGTCCACCACGGTTATTTCTGGAAAGGCGAGGACCAGCGAATCAAGGGCATGAAACGCGACCGCCTCAAGCAGCTGCTGGACCACGACATCAACCTTGTGGCCTATCATCTTCCGCTGGATGATCATCCGGAGTATGGCAACAATCGCCAGCTTGCCGACGTGCTGGGAATCCTTAATCCCCGGCCGTTGGGCGGGCTGGTCTGGGAAGGGGAGCTTCAGGAGGCTTTGACCCCGGAGAAGTTCAGCCTGCACATTGCCAGAAAACTCCACCGCGAGCCGCTTCGGGTCGGAGAGGGCGTGAGTGAAATCAGACGGGTAGGCTGGTGTACCGGCGCTGCTCAGGGGTTTATCGACAAGGCGATCGAAGCGGGCCTGGATGCCTACATCAGCGGTGAAATATCCGAGCCGACGACGCATACAGCCAGAGAATGCGGTATCCATTATTACGCGGCTGGCCATCACGCGACTGAGCGTTATGGCGTACAGGCTCTGGGTAAGGCGTTAGCTGAAGAGTTCGGGGTGAATCAAAAATTCATTGATTGTGATAACCCGGTGTAG
- the zapE gene encoding cell division protein ZapE — MTPLERYQKDLERPDFQRDPAQEDAVRRLQSLYDKLVEAESDRDKAITKLRRKLKKGKEQPVKGLYFWGGVGRGKTYLMDTFYESLPFERKMRVHFHRFMQRVHNELKLLKGEKNPLELVSKKFADEARVICFDEFFVSDIGDAMILATLMDGLFGRGVTLVCTSNIVPDGLYKDGLQRARFLPAIALVKKHTDVVNVDGGVDYRLRTLEQAELFHSPLDEDADVSLRKSFDALAVEAAKHSQSMEINGRKIPAQAHADDVVWFDFKDVCDGPRSQNDYIELARQFHAIIISNVPVLGGDKQDQARRFINMIDEFYDRNVKVIISAAAPITELYSGGRLSFEFERTESRLLEMQSQEYLEAAHKP; from the coding sequence CTGACCCCCTTGGAACGTTACCAGAAGGATCTTGAACGCCCGGACTTCCAGAGAGACCCGGCCCAGGAAGATGCCGTCCGGCGCCTGCAGTCACTGTACGACAAACTGGTGGAGGCGGAAAGCGATCGTGACAAGGCAATTACCAAGCTGCGTCGCAAGCTGAAGAAAGGTAAGGAACAACCCGTCAAGGGCCTCTATTTCTGGGGTGGCGTTGGCCGGGGGAAAACCTACCTCATGGACACCTTTTATGAGTCACTGCCGTTCGAACGGAAAATGCGTGTCCACTTCCATCGCTTCATGCAGCGCGTGCACAACGAACTCAAGTTGCTTAAGGGCGAGAAAAACCCACTCGAGCTGGTTTCCAAAAAGTTTGCGGACGAAGCGCGGGTTATCTGCTTCGACGAGTTCTTTGTCTCCGACATCGGTGACGCCATGATCCTCGCAACTCTGATGGATGGCCTTTTCGGGCGCGGTGTCACGCTCGTCTGTACCTCGAATATTGTTCCGGATGGCCTCTACAAAGACGGTCTCCAGCGCGCACGCTTCCTGCCTGCGATCGCCCTTGTGAAAAAGCACACCGATGTCGTCAATGTCGACGGTGGTGTCGATTACCGGCTTAGAACCCTCGAGCAGGCAGAGCTCTTCCACTCGCCGCTGGATGAAGACGCGGATGTCAGCCTTCGGAAGAGTTTTGATGCCCTGGCCGTGGAAGCGGCGAAACACAGCCAGTCCATGGAAATCAACGGCCGAAAAATTCCCGCCCAGGCGCATGCGGATGACGTTGTCTGGTTCGACTTCAAAGACGTTTGCGACGGCCCCCGGAGCCAGAACGATTACATCGAACTGGCCCGTCAGTTTCACGCCATCATAATCAGTAACGTGCCGGTCCTGGGCGGTGACAAGCAGGATCAGGCCCGTCGCTTTATCAACATGATCGACGAATTCTACGATCGAAATGTCAAAGTGATTATTTCGGCAGCGGCGCCGATTACCGAACTGTATTCCGGCGGCCGCCTGAGTTTCGAATTCGAGCGCACCGAGTCCCGCCTGCTGGAAATGCAGTCCCAGGAATACCTCGAGGCGGCCCATAAGCCATAA
- a CDS encoding LuxR C-terminal-related transcriptional regulator — protein MKPFNDGCAANDEFQSANSGLQRGELVRDLLRQRVQVPRIPAHSLERPQLNQSVAGALVPQGVLFVEAPGGFGKSHAVIAGFQAEELSPESLRWVSLNAQDNSPSRFLTLIAIALDLPDASESSLQGGATFSDALAMMLVALGRQQHPPCRVLTLDNLQNLSNPAVVDLLQQLVTDVPADMSVVLISRKVLPFETHGLELENRFSHLGSDVLEFSRSETFDYFRQALESNQLTSVAVDNLYDLTEGWATPLALYRREILGQNERKPVQETASVERFLKESVLGNLLPAQKQSLRAMAELELFSDELFIDLQRSAPEGGYTPSQAMDSGLPLKALPGRGRWFRFNPLLQQWLKTPVMTGYADRMSRASRWFGARNQFPEALKYALLSGDAEEIVRIASEGSEALLLGQDTASLLRLRKSLPVQLLERSARLRIVYSWVHAIGGQFRQAQALIDDLDDSDQQEHAARIQALKAFILRGEGSVASALAMADEALSGGRLSTQGQLVTQMVRSSALCAAGQFYEAREANRATARLAREAGDSGSEALAVYAHARIELGKGALKHAEQLLRTGLDTAMQELARPARIGETRLQLNLVLVLWHQGRNAEADRLLVTCGRHAEQTRDLGLLLAMAVRVLMCRSSGRIEDAFVWIGRAERTMHAWQVDESLFVPVLEALKASCWLSQNQVDSASQAVAKLEPYREAGCVPELFPMMPGLLDCLQVRVDLARGEYIRARETLQESRQRYDDAIPWGVELHMRLLEAVLAQEEKGPAVAQKTLASVVVDASREHFISPFAELRNELQSLVEKGFDQLPESAFKEALGRLYDVQPATEKADSLAEPISDREQAVLELIAKGLSNQEIADKLHISLHTVKTHARRINAKLEVRSRTQAIVRARELGLL, from the coding sequence GTGAAACCATTCAATGATGGCTGTGCAGCCAACGATGAGTTCCAGTCAGCGAACAGTGGTCTTCAACGGGGTGAATTGGTCAGGGACCTGCTAAGGCAGCGAGTCCAGGTGCCCCGCATACCTGCTCATTCCCTTGAGCGCCCTCAGCTGAACCAAAGTGTCGCCGGCGCCCTGGTTCCCCAGGGTGTCTTGTTTGTCGAGGCGCCAGGCGGCTTCGGGAAGTCCCACGCGGTCATCGCGGGGTTTCAGGCGGAGGAACTCAGCCCGGAGAGTCTTCGTTGGGTCTCACTCAATGCTCAGGATAATTCGCCTTCTCGCTTCCTTACACTGATCGCCATTGCTCTCGACCTTCCCGATGCTTCGGAGAGCAGCCTGCAGGGTGGGGCAACCTTCTCCGATGCGCTGGCAATGATGCTGGTTGCGCTCGGCCGCCAGCAGCACCCGCCATGCCGCGTTCTGACCCTCGACAACCTGCAGAACCTTAGCAATCCTGCCGTTGTTGATCTTCTGCAGCAGCTGGTGACCGATGTTCCTGCGGATATGTCTGTGGTGTTGATCTCCCGCAAGGTTCTGCCCTTTGAAACCCACGGATTGGAGCTGGAAAACCGGTTCAGCCATCTTGGCAGTGATGTGCTGGAGTTCAGCCGCTCCGAGACCTTCGATTATTTCAGGCAGGCCCTTGAAAGCAACCAGTTAACCAGTGTCGCGGTCGACAACCTTTACGACCTGACGGAGGGCTGGGCGACGCCATTGGCACTTTATCGTCGGGAGATTCTCGGGCAGAACGAACGCAAGCCGGTGCAGGAAACAGCTAGCGTCGAGCGCTTTCTGAAAGAATCCGTGCTGGGCAACCTGCTCCCGGCCCAGAAGCAATCGCTTCGCGCTATGGCTGAACTGGAACTGTTTTCCGATGAATTGTTTATCGACCTGCAGCGGTCAGCTCCCGAAGGTGGCTATACGCCCTCGCAGGCAATGGACAGTGGCTTGCCCCTTAAAGCCTTGCCGGGCAGAGGCCGCTGGTTTCGTTTCAATCCGCTGCTGCAGCAGTGGTTAAAGACGCCGGTGATGACCGGTTATGCCGATCGAATGTCCCGGGCAAGTCGCTGGTTCGGTGCTCGGAATCAGTTCCCGGAGGCGTTGAAGTACGCTCTGTTGTCGGGTGACGCTGAGGAAATTGTTCGTATTGCCTCGGAGGGTTCCGAGGCCCTGCTATTGGGGCAGGATACGGCGTCGCTGCTTCGGTTGCGTAAAAGCCTGCCGGTTCAGCTGCTTGAGCGCAGTGCCCGACTGAGAATCGTGTATAGCTGGGTACATGCGATTGGCGGACAGTTCCGCCAGGCCCAGGCTCTGATCGACGACCTGGATGATTCGGACCAGCAGGAGCATGCTGCGCGGATACAAGCGTTGAAAGCGTTTATCCTCAGAGGTGAGGGCAGCGTCGCCTCTGCGCTGGCTATGGCTGACGAGGCCCTGTCTGGAGGGCGCCTTTCTACTCAAGGACAGCTGGTTACCCAGATGGTCCGCTCCAGTGCCCTGTGCGCCGCCGGCCAGTTTTATGAAGCCCGCGAGGCCAATCGGGCGACAGCACGCCTTGCGAGGGAAGCCGGGGATTCGGGGTCGGAGGCGCTGGCGGTCTACGCCCACGCTCGGATTGAACTTGGTAAGGGTGCCTTGAAACACGCGGAACAGCTTCTTCGTACTGGCCTGGATACCGCCATGCAGGAGCTTGCCAGGCCGGCCCGGATCGGGGAAACCCGCCTTCAGCTCAACCTCGTGCTGGTGCTCTGGCATCAAGGGCGGAATGCCGAGGCAGACAGGCTGCTGGTGACCTGCGGGCGCCATGCCGAACAAACTCGCGATCTTGGCCTGTTGCTGGCCATGGCGGTTCGTGTGCTGATGTGTCGTTCATCGGGTCGAATTGAGGACGCGTTTGTCTGGATCGGCCGGGCCGAGCGGACCATGCACGCCTGGCAGGTGGATGAGTCCCTGTTTGTCCCGGTACTGGAAGCGCTTAAAGCAAGTTGCTGGTTGTCGCAGAATCAGGTGGACAGCGCTTCTCAGGCGGTTGCCAAGCTCGAACCCTACCGCGAGGCAGGCTGTGTTCCGGAGCTCTTTCCGATGATGCCTGGCCTGCTCGATTGCCTGCAGGTTCGGGTGGATCTGGCCCGGGGTGAATACATCCGGGCCCGTGAAACATTGCAGGAAAGCCGCCAACGGTACGATGACGCCATACCCTGGGGCGTGGAGCTGCACATGCGACTGCTGGAAGCCGTGCTGGCTCAGGAGGAGAAAGGACCTGCTGTCGCCCAGAAAACTCTGGCTTCAGTGGTCGTGGACGCATCCAGAGAGCATTTCATCAGCCCCTTTGCTGAGCTCCGGAATGAATTGCAGAGTCTGGTTGAAAAGGGTTTTGATCAACTCCCCGAGAGTGCGTTTAAAGAGGCGCTCGGCCGCTTGTATGACGTGCAGCCGGCCACTGAGAAAGCGGACTCTCTGGCGGAGCCAATCAGTGACCGTGAGCAGGCTGTGCTGGAACTCATTGCCAAAGGGCTTTCCAATCAGGAAATTGCCGACAAACTGCATATCTCGCTGCATACAGTAAAAACCCACGCCCGCCGCATCAATGCCAAGCTGGAAGTGAGGTCCCGTACCCAGGCAATTGTCCGGGCGCGTGAGCTGGGGTTGCTTTAG
- a CDS encoding acyltransferase: MLHFLPAPLKGTLAAAFILLNTLILFPILLVFAVIKLLLPIALIRKGCTILLNRIAWIWIGFNNLLVDALHKVEWDLRGVEGLDRKHWYFVTCNHQSWADIPAIQYALNSRIPLLKFFLKKELIWVPLLGTAWWALDFPFMHRHTKAQIARRPELKGKDIAATQAACEKFRYTPVTIFNFMEGTRFTPEKHDAQNSPYQHLLKPRAGGTAFVFGAMGDMIHTMLDVTIVYPKGRGGFWNYLCGRINRIIVDIRVRDIPAQFSGMDYENNRETRAHFQRWISEIWAEKDARIEELKQA, from the coding sequence ATGTTGCACTTTCTGCCAGCGCCGCTGAAGGGAACCCTTGCGGCGGCGTTTATTCTTCTGAACACCCTGATTCTGTTCCCCATTCTGCTGGTGTTTGCGGTCATAAAACTGCTTCTTCCGATAGCTCTGATCCGCAAAGGCTGTACCATTTTGCTTAACAGAATCGCGTGGATCTGGATCGGCTTTAACAATCTGCTGGTAGATGCCCTGCACAAGGTCGAGTGGGATCTCCGTGGTGTGGAAGGCCTGGACCGGAAGCACTGGTACTTCGTGACCTGTAATCACCAGAGCTGGGCTGATATCCCAGCCATCCAGTACGCCCTGAATAGCCGCATACCGCTGCTGAAATTCTTCCTGAAAAAGGAATTGATCTGGGTGCCGTTGCTGGGCACCGCCTGGTGGGCTCTGGATTTTCCATTCATGCACCGGCACACCAAAGCCCAGATTGCCCGCCGCCCTGAACTGAAGGGCAAAGACATAGCTGCAACCCAGGCCGCCTGTGAAAAATTCCGGTACACCCCGGTGACTATATTCAATTTCATGGAGGGCACCCGGTTTACGCCTGAGAAACACGACGCCCAGAACTCCCCCTACCAGCACCTGCTGAAGCCGCGCGCAGGAGGAACCGCCTTCGTGTTTGGCGCAATGGGCGACATGATTCACACCATGCTGGATGTAACCATTGTCTACCCGAAAGGTCGCGGAGGATTCTGGAACTATCTGTGTGGGCGAATCAACCGCATTATCGTTGATATTCGGGTACGGGACATTCCGGCACAATTTTCAGGAATGGATTACGAAAACAACCGGGAAACCCGAGCGCACTTCCAGCGTTGGATCAGCGAAATCTGGGCCGAAAAGGATGCAAGGATCGAAGAGCTGAAACAGGCCTAA